The DNA region GAGTTCGGCGAGTTCGAGAGCGGCCTCACCGCAAGCTGGTGGGGCGCCGTGCCAGCCGTCGTCATCGGAGGCATCGGCTCGCTGATCGTCACAGCTTCCGCTGCCGTGCTCTTTCCGAAGCTCAGAGAGGCGGACGCTTTAACCGCCGACGCGCTTCTGGAAGCCGAGCGCGAGTTGAGCACAGCCGAGCCGATCAACTAAAGTACCTTCGAGACAAAAACAGCGAGGAGAACGGATGCAGAACGGACCGAAGTGGGCGATCGGGGGGACCCTTGTCTTCCTCGCAGTGATTGGCGTGCGCGTGGGGATGATCTACCGTGAACGCAATGCTCCTGAAAAAGCCGTGGCTGCGCCCGCGCGCGAGAAGATCGCCGACGACGATCTCGTCTTCCTGAAGAAGAAACGCCAGTCGTCGATGGCCGACACCAGGGATCTCGTCGGCCAGCCGTTGTGGGTCTCCGCCGGCGGGCAGATGGACTACTACCCCGCCACCGGCAAGCGCGTCGACTACGCAAAGACCGCCGGTACGCTGCTCGGGGCCGTGAAGCTCGAGGTGAAGGGATTCACCGAGCAGGTCGCGCCGAAGTCCGCAACACACCGCATCCCCGGCGGCGACCGCCAGGTGCTGATGCTCTTCACGATGCCGGATTCGCCTGCACCCGATAAGGTTTACGGCGTTCCCGTGGGGTATCACGAGAACGGCCTCTACACCTTCTACATCGATGAGATCTTCTTCTACGACGACCCGCACGAGCTCTACAAGCACTGGGGCACGGAGATATGGAAGGCCGTCGACTCGCACCAGGTCATCCTCGGCATGAACGAGCGGCAGGTGCAGATGGCACTCGGCCAGGTCTCCAAGAGCCTCTCCAACGATTACGGCAACCGCCTGGTGGTTTATGCGAACTTAGGCAAGCCCTTCGCCGTAACGTTTGTTAAGAACAAGGTGACCGCCTTCCGTCCCGATCAGGGCTTCTAAAGGGCACAAGGCGGTATTTCCGGTTCAAGGAGGCCGACATGCCGCCAGCCACCGCAAGCAAGCCCACTCATTCGAGCTGGATACGCATCGTTCTGTACATCCTCTGCTTCATCGCGGCGGCCGCCGCCCTGCGGCGCATCGTGGCGCTCCTGCTCGTAAAAGCATCCATGCGCCCAGGACAGTTCGGCGACCTCGACGCTGTATTCGCCGCCCACAGGGCACTCACGCTCGCGCACGTTGTCCCGGCGCTCTGCTTCGTTCTGCTGCTGCCGCTGTGGTTCTCGGCAAGAATGCGCAGCAATAAACAAACGCACCGGCGCATCACATGGGCGCTCTTCGCGCTCGGCTTCGTCGTCGGCATCACAGCAATCCCAATGGTGGCGAACCCCGTCGGCGGCGTCACCGAACTCTCCGCCATCATCGTCTTCGACGGAATCTTCCTCTTCTCATTCGTGCGGGCGTTGATGCTCTTCGCAAAACATCAGCCTCACTATCGTGAGTGGATGATGCGAGCCATCGCCGTTCTGCTGGGCATTGCGACGACGCGGCCAGTGATGGGAGTCTTCTTCGCCACTGCGCGGCTGACGCACCTCGAGCCACGCCAGTTCTTCGGCATCGCCTTCTGGATCGGCTTTGCAGCTACGTATATTGCGGGCGAGTGGTATCTGCAGCGACATCAAGGTATGGCATCAGGAGTCTAGCGATAGGCGAAATTGACTTCAATGTTCAACTGAACACGCACAGGTTTTCCATCCTTTTTCGCAGGGATGAATACATATTGACTCACGGCGTGCAAAGCTTGTTCATCAAGAGCCAGGCCGGCTGGTCGAACTACCGTCAGATGAGAAGGAATACCATTCTCCTCTATGATCAAGCAGATCAAAACGCTGCCTAAATACTTCTTGTCAGAAGCAGCCTTACTATATCTAGGCTCAACAGACTTCAATAACTTAGGAGGCTCCACGTCACCGCCGATCTTCGGCAAAGAAGAATCAACAAATGCAGCCAATAAGGTCGAGTGATTACTGTCGCTAGGTGGAAGAATATTCACCCTTGCGAAGGGCTGCCAGTACGGAGGAAGTAACGGAACAAGGGTTTCAAGATTGTCTGCAAAAATTGCGCTAAGAGCACTATCAAAATCGTCGTCCTGGGGCCTATCAATCGTGATTCGTATCCCTTCCAGGTCAACGCGTTTTGGCACAGAATCCTCAAATTCGAGTCCAACCCGCTTTCCTTCTACAACGAGCCTGTTCGGTTCAAGATTGACCTTCTTGACCTTTACTCCACACAGAGTAAAGGTCGTTAGCTTCGAACTGCCGACTAGATGTCCATAGGGATCGAAGTGCAGATTGTCTTCTATCCAACATCCGGCAAGGTAAAGCGGCTTATCCACAAGTCGCTCTTTAATGTCTGCGACTGTGGTTTGTGCGGATAAAACGCTGGGCAGAAAGAAACCGAGTGTAGAAAGCAACAGTAGCAAACGAACACGCATGGTCAGCAGACTATCTGATCGCTCGCAGAACGAAAAATAACTCTGTAATCAGCCCGTGTTCCTCAGTCCGGCGCTGATGCCGTTGATCGTCGCCGAGATGGCGCGGTTCAGCTCCGCCGACTCCGGCTCGCCCTTGGCGATCGCGGCGCGTTTGCGGCGGATCAGCTCGACCTGGATGAGGCTCATTGGGTCGACGTAGGGGTTGCGCAGGCGGATCGAGCGCTCGAGCACGGGGTTCGTCTCGAGCAGTCTCTGCTGGCCGGTGACGGCGAGCAGCATCCTGTGCGTCAGGTCGAACTCCTGCTTCAGCGTCGTATACACACGCTCGCGCAGAGCCTCATCTTCCACCAGCGAGGCGTAGAGCTTCGCGATGCCGAAGTCCGACTTCGCCAGCGCCATCTCCACATTGCGGATGATGTCGACGAAGAGCGGGAAGTCCTTCGTCATCGACTGAAGCTGCTTGAGGCCATCGGGGTTCTCGCGCACGAACTCGTCCAGCGCATAGCCCACGCCGAACCACGCGGGCACAAGTTGACGCGACTGCATCCAGCCGAAGACCCACGGGATGGCGCGCAGGTCGGCCATCGATTTCTTCCCGGTGCGCTTCGTCGGGCGCGAGCCGATGCGCGCGTTCTCAAGCTCCGCCACCGGCGTCGCCTGCTGGAAGTAGGTGAACGTGTCCGGGTTGTCGATGATGTGCTTGCGGTAGAACTCGTAGGAGGTCGCCGAGATGCGCTCCATCGCGGCCTCCCACGCGGGCGTAATCTCGCCGGTCAGGTGCGGCGTGGCCGCTCCCTTCTGCAACGTGGCATCGGGCCGCGCCAGCGCGTCGAGCGACGCCGCGATCATCAGCTCAAGATTGCGTTCGGCGAGGATGACGTCGGAGTACTTCCAGTTGAGCACCTCGCCCTGCTCCGTAAGGCGAAGCTCGCCTGAGAAGCTGTCGACCGGCTGCGCGTAGATGGCGCGATGCGTCGGCCCGCCGCCGCGGCCCACCGTTCCTCCGCGGCCGTGGAAGAGGCGCAGCGTCACGCCGCACTCGGCGGCCACGCGGTGCAGCTCGCGGTGCGCCTTCCATATCTGCCACGTGCTCGTAATCATGCCGCCGTCCTTGTTCGAGTCGGAGTAGCCGAGCATGATCTCCTGCCGGTGGCCCCACGACTTCAGCAGCGGCTGATACGCCTCGCTCGACCACAGACGCCGCATGACTCCCGCCGCATTCTCGAGGTCTTCGATCGACTCGAACAGCGGCACCGGCTGCAATCCCGGATCGTCGCCCTGCGCTTCCACCTTCACACCGCCCAGCCGCGCCAGCCACAGCACGTTCAGCACATCCTCGGCGTTCGTCGCTCCGCTGATGACGTACTGCTGTATCGCTTCAGGCGGATACGTGCGCTTCAGTTGCGCGATCGCGCGGAAGGTATCGAGCACCTCGGCGGTCTGCGGCGACAGAGCCGACGGAAGACGAAGCGCCGAAGCATCCGTGCTCTCTTCCACGCAGCCTGCGATCTCGTTCACCGCGGCCGAATGCACGCGCGCGTGCTGGCGGATGTCGAGCGTCTGCAGATGCAGCCCGAAGGCGCGCACCTCGATCAGCAGCGGGTCGATCAGCATCTCGGCCAGGCGCTCGCCGCGGTTCTGCATCAGGCTTGCGCGCAGCACGGTGAGGTCAGCCAGCAGGTCGGCGGCGCGCGTGTACGGCGACAGCGCAGGG from Acidobacteriota bacterium includes:
- a CDS encoding energy transducer TonB, which translates into the protein MRVRLLLLLSTLGFFLPSVLSAQTTVADIKERLVDKPLYLAGCWIEDNLHFDPYGHLVGSSKLTTFTLCGVKVKKVNLEPNRLVVEGKRVGLEFEDSVPKRVDLEGIRITIDRPQDDDFDSALSAIFADNLETLVPLLPPYWQPFARVNILPPSDSNHSTLLAAFVDSSLPKIGGDVEPPKLLKSVEPRYSKAASDKKYLGSVLICLIIEENGIPSHLTVVRPAGLALDEQALHAVSQYVFIPAKKDGKPVRVQLNIEVNFAYR
- a CDS encoding DUF2306 domain-containing protein, which gives rise to MPPATASKPTHSSWIRIVLYILCFIAAAAALRRIVALLLVKASMRPGQFGDLDAVFAAHRALTLAHVVPALCFVLLLPLWFSARMRSNKQTHRRITWALFALGFVVGITAIPMVANPVGGVTELSAIIVFDGIFLFSFVRALMLFAKHQPHYREWMMRAIAVLLGIATTRPVMGVFFATARLTHLEPRQFFGIAFWIGFAATYIAGEWYLQRHQGMASGV
- the ppc gene encoding phosphoenolpyruvate carboxylase; this translates as MPSLWTPANWPQRLAELLAPTGELKEVPLRRDVRSLGMLLGEVLKEQSGAPLYEAVEQLRRTAIARREADTGGDTANAASNMQQALLAVHTHAGDLTRVYQLARAFSFYFELINLAETNHRKRRRQSGQLNDAPPPRGDLRGTLRRLKEAGLDAKQALALLSRVVITPVFTAHPTEVARRSVTFKRRRISDLLEKLDRIAVPEAELEALEHDITAEITALWQTDDVRSARPMVRDEIRMALDYYEASLFDTLPVLYAEVAAAFEAEYGEHSSIAELPQLVNFGSWIGGDRDGNPFVISETTNDALAMAHALLLNHYRRRLQNVFEQLGSSTQQVPVSAELKSLLDHYLEQLRTAGQTALEERFHFEYVRLLIACIMMRLGATPQSSVPLPPNPALSPYTRAADLLADLTVLRASLMQNRGERLAEMLIDPLLIEVRAFGLHLQTLDIRQHARVHSAAVNEIAGCVEESTDASALRLPSALSPQTAEVLDTFRAIAQLKRTYPPEAIQQYVISGATNAEDVLNVLWLARLGGVKVEAQGDDPGLQPVPLFESIEDLENAAGVMRRLWSSEAYQPLLKSWGHRQEIMLGYSDSNKDGGMITSTWQIWKAHRELHRVAAECGVTLRLFHGRGGTVGRGGGPTHRAIYAQPVDSFSGELRLTEQGEVLNWKYSDVILAERNLELMIAASLDALARPDATLQKGAATPHLTGEITPAWEAAMERISATSYEFYRKHIIDNPDTFTYFQQATPVAELENARIGSRPTKRTGKKSMADLRAIPWVFGWMQSRQLVPAWFGVGYALDEFVRENPDGLKQLQSMTKDFPLFVDIIRNVEMALAKSDFGIAKLYASLVEDEALRERVYTTLKQEFDLTHRMLLAVTGQQRLLETNPVLERSIRLRNPYVDPMSLIQVELIRRKRAAIAKGEPESAELNRAISATINGISAGLRNTG